A stretch of the Victivallis lenta genome encodes the following:
- a CDS encoding VOC family protein codes for MIKGIAHLCIRVADLGRTARFYCQGLGLEKAFDFRRDDKTVGFYLKAGNGNYLEFFEREPAEPGANPIDHLCFEVDSIDSVNAAVAAAGYTPGEKKMGADHAYQAWLTDPDGVRIELHEYTPDCCQKTGRTCYL; via the coding sequence ATGATCAAAGGGATTGCCCATCTCTGCATCCGTGTAGCCGATCTCGGCCGGACCGCCCGTTTCTACTGCCAGGGGCTCGGGCTCGAAAAAGCGTTCGACTTCCGGCGCGACGACAAAACGGTCGGCTTCTACCTGAAGGCCGGCAACGGCAATTATCTCGAATTCTTTGAGCGCGAACCGGCCGAACCCGGCGCGAATCCGATCGACCATCTCTGTTTCGAGGTCGATTCGATCGACAGCGTCAACGCCGCCGTCGCCGCCGCCGGCTACACGCCGGGCGAGAAAAAAATGGGCGCCGACCACGCCTATCAGGCCTGGCTGACCGATCCGGACGGCGTCCGCATCGAGCTGCACGAATACACGCCCGACTGCTGCCAGAAAACCGGCCGGACCTGTTATCTGTAA
- a CDS encoding LTA synthase family protein produces MVQLAATFGLFFLLALLTGLCYSRFDSLGMLVLLQGAAGMVLLLSGLLLVLRRWRYRAWVVMPPFIVFLLVYIGELSCAFATGRPVCLEVLCNVTPENLRMGVRLFSAGIIGGMLILLAGIALYAYLYTRKLNVKIAGRTAVFFLVSGLVLTLFCSPLTKLAGLFGDIWLQYRIQMLDPEAYAGLGIKINATSRQDIKAKPGRNLVFIFLESLERTHCDDNVFPGLTPNINRLRKEAICFDNNDNAPNADYSFGGMYAALTGSVLINQHLSAGLNGGVNPHIGSRLSSFPWILHKAGYRQVFILGPEVKFAGVNVLLNREGFDEAISCGDNSFEAAGDSWGCSDRELFEYALPRYRELVASGQPFHLMLYTIDTHVPDGFLKPSALRYPAEPGGPQLLHAIYNTDHEVGRFIERLKDEPGWENTCVVFTSDHLATANSLSARLDACGERRHLCFALNAGEPKIISERGMTFDLAPTVLALLGVEHNFTFPLGENLLEPANPERLKRERAHAEAIRSYTLLNSDLVLDRRPEISVRTSPVHMLNIGGVSFPLYLRQPAVQGLPDKEHCLVLRLSPFRRIAEATWCSDAGWIEEISRGTKDSDQYIVFGQSAGPAGRLPGAAGKKTWILGFGKQGKWICSTGDEVEALKVTGDLTLNRE; encoded by the coding sequence ATGGTTCAGCTTGCGGCGACCTTCGGATTGTTTTTCCTGCTGGCTCTCCTGACCGGACTTTGTTATTCCAGATTCGATTCCCTGGGAATGCTGGTTCTGCTTCAGGGCGCGGCCGGAATGGTGCTGCTGCTTTCCGGACTGCTTCTGGTCTTGAGGCGATGGCGTTACCGGGCGTGGGTTGTCATGCCGCCGTTCATCGTCTTTCTCCTGGTTTATATCGGTGAACTGAGCTGCGCCTTCGCGACCGGCAGGCCCGTCTGTCTCGAGGTGCTCTGCAACGTGACGCCGGAGAATCTCCGGATGGGCGTCAGGCTGTTTTCCGCGGGAATCATCGGAGGAATGCTGATCCTCCTGGCCGGAATCGCTCTTTATGCTTATCTGTACACGCGGAAGCTGAATGTGAAAATCGCTGGCCGGACGGCCGTTTTTTTTCTTGTCAGCGGTCTGGTCCTCACGTTGTTCTGTTCACCGCTGACCAAACTGGCCGGACTCTTCGGCGATATCTGGCTGCAATACCGGATTCAGATGCTCGATCCCGAAGCCTATGCCGGGCTGGGAATCAAGATCAACGCGACCTCCCGGCAGGACATCAAGGCGAAGCCCGGCAGAAACCTGGTGTTCATTTTTCTGGAAAGCCTGGAGAGAACCCATTGCGACGACAATGTCTTTCCGGGACTGACGCCGAACATCAACCGGCTGCGGAAAGAGGCAATCTGTTTCGACAACAATGATAATGCGCCGAATGCCGATTATTCGTTCGGCGGAATGTATGCGGCGCTGACGGGCTCCGTATTGATCAATCAGCATCTGTCGGCGGGGCTGAACGGTGGAGTCAACCCGCATATCGGCAGCCGGCTGTCGTCGTTCCCCTGGATTCTGCACAAAGCCGGATACCGCCAGGTTTTCATCCTGGGGCCGGAGGTGAAGTTCGCCGGAGTCAACGTGCTGCTGAACCGGGAGGGGTTTGACGAAGCGATTTCCTGCGGAGACAATTCGTTCGAGGCGGCAGGAGACAGCTGGGGGTGTTCCGACCGGGAGCTGTTTGAATATGCGCTGCCCCGGTACCGGGAGCTGGTCGCCTCCGGGCAGCCGTTCCACCTCATGCTTTATACGATCGATACCCATGTCCCGGACGGCTTCCTGAAGCCGTCCGCCCTCCGCTATCCGGCGGAGCCGGGCGGTCCGCAGCTGCTGCATGCGATTTACAATACCGATCACGAAGTCGGCAGATTCATTGAACGGCTGAAAGACGAACCCGGCTGGGAGAATACCTGTGTCGTTTTCACGTCCGACCACCTTGCCACGGCGAACAGCCTGTCCGCCCGCCTCGATGCGTGCGGGGAACGGCGGCATCTCTGTTTCGCCCTCAATGCGGGGGAACCGAAGATTATTTCGGAGCGCGGAATGACATTCGATCTTGCCCCGACCGTGCTTGCGCTGCTCGGCGTCGAACACAATTTCACTTTCCCGCTCGGGGAAAATCTTCTGGAACCGGCCAATCCGGAACGGTTGAAACGGGAGAGGGCTCACGCCGAAGCCATCCGTTCCTATACGCTGCTGAACAGCGATCTGGTGCTTGACCGGCGGCCGGAGATATCGGTGAGGACCAGTCCCGTCCATATGCTGAATATCGGCGGCGTTTCGTTTCCGCTCTACCTCCGGCAGCCGGCCGTGCAGGGGCTTCCCGACAAGGAGCACTGTCTGGTCCTGCGGCTCTCTCCATTCCGCCGGATTGCGGAGGCGACCTGGTGCAGCGACGCCGGCTGGATCGAAGAGATAAGCCGCGGGACGAAGGATTCGGATCAATATATCGTATTCGGCCAATCCGCCGGACCGGCCGGCCGGCTGCCGGGAGCTGCCGGAAAAAAGACCTGGATTCTCGGTTTCGGCAAACAGGGGAAATGGATCTGTTCCACCGGGGATGAGGTCGAAGCGCTGAAAGTGACCGGCGACTTGACCTTGAACCGGGAGTAA
- a CDS encoding ABC transporter permease, which yields MWNRIRSLIIKELQIILRDRKTRIIIVIPPILQIFLFAFASTLEVKNITIGILNRDAGADSAPLIERFRNSPSFVRLDPVADEGEMRRYIDTQRGIGVICIREDFSRRLRGGEPAELLLALDGRRTNVAQIVNGYINTVVRDFNRDILAGRGAAGRPESELIVRNWYIPNLEYLYFTLPCLIANILMIMGIMIPALSVAREREFGTFDQILVSPLSTFEIIVGKTAPSLLIGFLQATMMIAAAIWCLGSPMVGSWLMLYTGMTVFIASVIGVGLFISSLCKTQQQAILGAFVFAVPAVLISGYATPIENMPHWLQTLSLANPVRWIMAIVKGVFLKDISWAIAWRSLYPLCLITAVTLGVAGWFFSRKLE from the coding sequence ATGTGGAACCGGATCAGATCGCTCATCATCAAGGAGCTGCAGATTATTCTGCGCGACCGCAAGACGCGGATCATCATCGTCATTCCGCCGATCCTGCAGATTTTTCTCTTTGCCTTCGCCTCGACGCTTGAGGTGAAGAACATCACGATCGGGATTCTGAACCGGGATGCGGGGGCGGATTCGGCGCCGCTGATCGAACGTTTCCGGAATTCGCCGTCGTTCGTCCGGCTCGACCCGGTCGCCGACGAAGGGGAGATGCGCCGCTACATCGATACGCAGCGCGGCATCGGAGTCATCTGCATCAGAGAGGATTTTTCGCGCCGGCTGCGGGGCGGCGAACCGGCGGAGCTCCTGCTCGCGTTGGACGGGCGGCGCACGAACGTGGCCCAGATCGTGAACGGCTACATCAATACGGTCGTCCGGGATTTCAACCGCGACATCCTGGCCGGGCGGGGAGCCGCCGGGCGGCCGGAAAGCGAACTGATCGTACGGAACTGGTACATCCCGAATCTCGAATATCTGTACTTCACGCTGCCGTGCCTGATTGCGAACATCCTCATGATCATGGGGATCATGATTCCGGCGCTGTCGGTTGCCCGGGAGCGGGAGTTCGGCACCTTCGACCAGATTCTGGTTTCGCCGCTGTCGACTTTCGAGATCATCGTCGGCAAGACCGCGCCTTCGCTGCTCATCGGCTTTCTGCAGGCGACGATGATGATCGCGGCCGCAATCTGGTGCCTCGGTTCGCCGATGGTCGGCTCGTGGCTCATGCTGTATACCGGAATGACGGTGTTCATCGCGTCTGTGATCGGGGTCGGGCTGTTCATCTCGTCGCTCTGCAAAACGCAGCAGCAGGCGATTCTCGGGGCGTTCGTCTTTGCAGTTCCGGCTGTGCTGATTTCAGGCTACGCGACGCCGATCGAGAATATGCCGCACTGGCTGCAGACGCTTTCGCTGGCGAACCCGGTGCGCTGGATCATGGCGATCGTGAAAGGGGTTTTCCTGAAAGACATCTCCTGGGCGATTGCATGGCGAAGCCTCTACCCGCTCTGCCTCATCACGGCAGTGACGCTCGGCGTTGCGGGCTGGTTCTTCTCGCGCAAGCTTGAATAG
- a CDS encoding helix-turn-helix domain-containing protein, which translates to MIEFGEILRELERKLRELAGIAGTGCIWKVSGYLLPEPDLERRFSQHTCKFCAGVKTHGDGEKQCVYHDTRELVARLRQHTVPFVGTCHAGAVEIIVPLPPETAGFAGAVMLGPFRTEGTECRYPELEALYRQLPVLRPEAAEGYFDFIPAIFSDIIHRAYAETGGLLPRRPRDKRILEVLEFLRLHSHENPTAVRTAELVFMSPSRLLHLFKLECGIGMGEYLLKLRLRKARRFLLAADWPISRVAEKSGFTDQSYFTSMFRREFGLPPLRYRRKHGHAPYTV; encoded by the coding sequence ATGATAGAATTCGGTGAAATCCTGCGGGAACTGGAACGGAAACTCCGGGAGCTGGCCGGCATTGCCGGAACCGGCTGCATCTGGAAGGTTTCGGGGTACCTGCTGCCGGAACCCGATCTTGAGCGCCGGTTCAGCCAGCATACCTGCAAATTCTGCGCGGGAGTCAAAACGCACGGCGACGGAGAGAAGCAGTGCGTCTACCACGACACGCGCGAGCTTGTCGCCCGGCTCCGGCAGCACACGGTGCCTTTCGTCGGCACCTGCCACGCCGGCGCGGTCGAAATCATCGTGCCGCTGCCGCCGGAGACAGCCGGATTCGCCGGAGCAGTCATGCTCGGCCCGTTCCGGACGGAAGGGACCGAATGCCGCTACCCGGAACTGGAAGCGCTTTACCGGCAGCTGCCGGTCCTGCGCCCGGAGGCGGCGGAGGGATATTTCGACTTCATCCCGGCCATCTTCAGCGACATCATCCATCGCGCCTATGCGGAAACGGGCGGGCTCCTGCCGCGCCGTCCGCGCGACAAACGGATCCTCGAAGTCCTCGAATTCCTGCGGCTGCATTCGCACGAAAATCCGACCGCCGTCCGGACGGCGGAGCTTGTGTTCATGAGCCCGTCGCGGCTGCTGCATCTCTTCAAGCTCGAATGCGGCATCGGCATGGGAGAGTACCTGCTGAAGCTGCGGCTGCGGAAGGCGCGCCGCTTTCTGCTCGCTGCCGACTGGCCGATCAGCCGCGTGGCCGAAAAGAGCGGTTTTACCGACCAGAGCTATTTCACGTCGATGTTCCGCCGCGAATTCGGCCTGCCGCCGCTCCGCTACCGCCGGAAGCACGGCCATGCGCCATACACGGTATAA
- a CDS encoding FAD-dependent oxidoreductase, producing the protein MIQTLQLPLLADADIVVVGGGPSGFAAALAAARQGSKVLVLEQSTMFGGLGTAGLVPMFAPTSNGERMVYGGIFEEINLEMCRRMNVEPWQESWQAINPEILKRLLDEKAEEAGIRFVFGAKVCEAEVGSGRIGAVLAATSMGLKRVTGRMFIDATGDALLASLAGAEFEFGDENGRTMSPTLCAQFSNIDFDAYFAAIRAGVSDRSIWQKMTEEGTAPLREHHFVCMKPVTKVSATSNLGHIYGIDTLDEFELTRGYVEGRRIARTMEEFYRRHVPGFQNFELLATASLLGVRETRRIRGEYRMTVEDFRRRAVFDDEIGRCCYPVDIHSGSTNAEEQKRVERVLEETRFKRGESYGIPYRAMIPLGLANLLVPGRALSADRAIQSSLRVMPPCFVTGQAAGVAAGLADGDVRSVDTVQLRSRLAEMGAYFK; encoded by the coding sequence ATGATTCAGACATTGCAGCTGCCGCTTCTGGCGGATGCGGATATTGTGGTGGTCGGAGGCGGTCCCTCCGGTTTTGCGGCGGCGCTGGCGGCGGCGCGGCAGGGTTCGAAGGTGCTGGTGCTTGAGCAGTCAACCATGTTCGGCGGCCTCGGCACGGCCGGTCTTGTGCCGATGTTCGCGCCGACCTCGAACGGGGAACGCATGGTGTACGGCGGAATCTTCGAGGAGATCAACCTCGAAATGTGCCGCCGCATGAACGTCGAGCCGTGGCAGGAGTCCTGGCAGGCGATCAATCCGGAGATCCTGAAACGGCTGCTCGATGAAAAGGCCGAAGAGGCCGGAATCCGGTTCGTGTTCGGAGCCAAAGTCTGCGAAGCCGAGGTCGGGAGCGGCCGGATCGGAGCGGTGCTGGCCGCCACCTCGATGGGACTCAAGCGCGTGACCGGCCGCATGTTCATCGACGCGACCGGCGATGCGCTGCTCGCATCGCTCGCCGGTGCGGAGTTCGAGTTCGGCGATGAGAACGGCCGCACCATGAGCCCGACACTCTGCGCACAGTTTTCGAACATCGATTTCGACGCTTATTTCGCTGCGATCCGCGCCGGGGTGTCGGATCGCTCGATCTGGCAGAAGATGACCGAGGAAGGCACGGCGCCGCTTCGGGAGCACCATTTCGTCTGCATGAAACCGGTCACGAAGGTCTCCGCGACCAGCAACCTCGGGCACATCTACGGCATCGACACGCTCGATGAATTCGAGCTGACCCGGGGATATGTCGAAGGCAGGCGCATCGCGCGGACCATGGAAGAGTTCTACCGCAGGCATGTACCGGGCTTCCAGAATTTCGAGCTGCTGGCCACGGCTTCGCTGCTCGGCGTGCGCGAAACCCGGCGCATCCGCGGCGAGTACCGCATGACGGTGGAGGATTTCAGGCGGCGCGCCGTTTTCGACGATGAGATCGGCCGCTGCTGCTACCCGGTCGACATCCACTCCGGCAGCACGAATGCCGAGGAGCAGAAGCGGGTCGAGCGGGTGCTTGAGGAGACCCGCTTCAAACGCGGCGAAAGCTACGGCATCCCGTACCGCGCCATGATTCCGCTGGGGCTGGCGAACCTGCTCGTTCCGGGACGGGCGCTCTCGGCCGACCGGGCGATCCAGTCGAGTCTGCGGGTCATGCCGCCCTGCTTCGTGACCGGCCAGGCGGCCGGTGTGGCGGCCGGGCTCGCCGATGGGGATGTGCGCAGCGTCGATACGGTTCAACTGCGTTCCCGTCTCGCGGAGATGGGCGCTTATTTCAAGTAA
- a CDS encoding uroporphyrinogen decarboxylase family protein, which yields MGYPLWKEFLYPELKRMYAVGVETGKFVSIHSCGDVDELFPDLINIGLNCFNPFQPEVMDVHALLNEYRGRLCFYGGISTQRTLPYGTPDDVRRECRSLLEAGRHGGLILSPAHSVEGDVPLENLAALIDTVQNQSRS from the coding sequence ATGGGATATCCGCTCTGGAAGGAATTTCTGTATCCCGAGCTGAAACGCATGTATGCGGTCGGCGTCGAAACCGGCAAATTCGTCAGCATCCACTCCTGCGGGGATGTGGACGAACTGTTCCCGGATCTGATCAACATCGGGCTGAACTGCTTCAACCCGTTCCAGCCGGAGGTCATGGATGTCCATGCGTTGTTGAATGAGTACCGCGGCCGGCTCTGTTTTTACGGCGGCATTTCGACGCAGCGCACCCTGCCCTACGGCACGCCGGACGACGTCCGGCGCGAGTGCCGGTCGCTGCTGGAGGCCGGGAGGCATGGGGGGCTCATCCTGTCGCCGGCCCACAGTGTGGAGGGCGACGTTCCGCTGGAGAACCTTGCGGCGCTGATCGACACGGTGCAGAATCAGAGCCGTTCCTGA
- a CDS encoding ABC transporter permease — MNIRRLNALMRKEALQIIRDPSSILIAAVLPLLLIFIFAFAVSLDVNELAVGIAVEDDSPEAASFVEAFTSSRYFKVRSARDRRELVPALTAGDIRGIVVIPGDFASRLGNAAGPAAPVQIITDGSEPNTANFVQNYARGAWQVWLRQRALDGGRAAPAPVTVVDRVWYNPELESRNFLLPGALALIMTLIGTLLTALVVAREWERGTMEALLSTSITRGELILGKLLPYFLLGMLSLFLSVSAMVLLFHVPLRGSFLVLAGAGAVFLFTALGLGMLISAAARNQFVACQIAFLTAFMPGMMLSGFVFEISSMPLPIRIATNFIPAKYFVSCLHSLFLVGDVWPVLLPNLLFLGAVSVILFGIVIVMVRKRID, encoded by the coding sequence ATGAACATCCGCCGGCTCAACGCCCTGATGCGCAAGGAGGCATTGCAGATCATCCGCGACCCGAGTTCGATCCTGATCGCGGCGGTGCTGCCGCTGCTGCTGATATTCATCTTCGCCTTCGCCGTATCGCTCGACGTGAACGAACTGGCCGTCGGAATCGCCGTCGAAGACGACTCCCCCGAAGCGGCGAGTTTCGTCGAAGCGTTCACGAGCAGCCGCTATTTCAAGGTCCGGTCGGCCCGCGACCGCCGCGAACTCGTTCCGGCGCTGACGGCGGGGGATATCCGCGGCATCGTCGTCATCCCGGGCGACTTCGCTTCCCGGCTCGGCAATGCGGCGGGCCCGGCGGCGCCGGTGCAGATCATCACCGACGGCAGCGAACCGAACACCGCGAACTTCGTGCAGAATTATGCACGCGGCGCCTGGCAGGTCTGGCTGCGCCAGCGGGCGCTCGACGGCGGCCGCGCCGCGCCGGCGCCGGTGACGGTCGTCGACCGGGTCTGGTACAATCCGGAGCTCGAGAGCCGCAATTTCCTGCTGCCCGGGGCGCTGGCGCTGATCATGACGCTGATCGGCACGCTGCTGACTGCGCTCGTCGTCGCGCGCGAGTGGGAACGCGGCACGATGGAAGCGCTGCTTTCTACTTCAATCACTCGCGGGGAACTGATCCTCGGCAAGCTGCTGCCGTATTTCCTGCTCGGGATGCTCTCGCTGTTCCTGTCGGTATCGGCGATGGTGCTGCTGTTTCACGTGCCGCTGCGCGGCTCGTTTCTTGTTCTGGCCGGCGCCGGGGCGGTGTTCCTGTTCACGGCGCTCGGGCTCGGCATGCTGATCTCCGCTGCGGCAAGGAACCAGTTCGTCGCGTGCCAGATCGCATTTCTGACTGCGTTCATGCCGGGGATGATGCTCTCCGGCTTCGTTTTCGAAATCAGCTCGATGCCGCTGCCGATCCGCATTGCGACGAACTTCATTCCGGCGAAATACTTCGTTTCGTGCCTCCACAGCCTTTTCCTGGTCGGGGACGTCTGGCCGGTGCTGCTGCCGAATCTGCTGTTCCTCGGCGCGGTCAGCGTGATTTTGTTCGGAATCGTCATCGTCATGGTGCGCAAAAGGATCGATTGA
- a CDS encoding class I SAM-dependent methyltransferase encodes MKIGALRPSSQKLCRATLEAVDLKRRRNIVELGPGSGVITRHILSALKKEDRFFAVEIDGAFYRQLRVRFPETAVFHDSAENIPFLLERQKMRKMDAVISGLPWTLFPDRLSRDILRKVSENMSEDGVFVTLCYWHAQYLPTGLRLKRLLQDYFGQVEMTPTVWSNVPPIFLFRCGKSTVR; translated from the coding sequence ATGAAGATCGGTGCACTGCGACCCTCCTCGCAGAAGCTCTGCCGGGCGACGCTGGAGGCCGTTGACCTGAAGCGTCGGCGCAATATCGTGGAGCTGGGGCCCGGTTCAGGCGTCATCACCCGTCATATTCTTTCGGCATTGAAAAAAGAAGACCGTTTCTTCGCGGTGGAGATCGACGGGGCCTTTTATCGGCAGCTTCGGGTGCGTTTCCCGGAAACCGCCGTTTTCCATGACAGCGCGGAGAATATTCCATTCCTGCTTGAGCGGCAGAAGATGCGGAAGATGGACGCAGTCATTTCCGGTCTGCCGTGGACCCTCTTTCCCGATCGGCTCAGCCGGGATATTCTGCGGAAGGTCTCCGAAAACATGTCGGAGGACGGCGTATTCGTCACGCTGTGCTACTGGCACGCCCAGTATCTGCCGACCGGGCTCAGGCTGAAGCGCCTGCTGCAGGACTATTTCGGGCAGGTCGAGATGACGCCGACCGTCTGGAGCAATGTTCCGCCGATTTTTCTGTTCCGGTGCGGCAAGAGCACGGTCCGGTAA
- a CDS encoding sialidase family protein, with product MKYTELRYQPEKSGIYVGSPSLLRLPDGALLASHDYFEADPVSNLAPRISEIYRSEDGGASWRNVNHLSGALWGSLFLHDDCIYHLGTDREYGSIVIRRSRDGGFSWSDPQDERTGLLFRGGPGRTGPNYHFGGATPVAVHRGRVFRACELFSEPDGRFGWDAASFRETILSAPDDADLLNADNWTLSRPLAFDAEQLNTIHPGLAGQHSGWLEGNLVTAPDGSLADLMRVHLNTPNKAALLEIAPDGSDLSFRPETGIIDFPGGASKFTVRRDPATGLYFTLSNPVTMPECPWQRNILSLCCSGDLRNWKILKNLLTDDTGLPPEESVRYTGFQYADWEFDGDDLIYLVRMSYRGARNYHDSNRITFHRERNFRRATSPDSGAK from the coding sequence ATGAAATACACCGAGCTCAGATACCAGCCGGAGAAGTCCGGTATCTATGTCGGCAGTCCGTCGCTGCTCCGGCTGCCGGACGGCGCCCTGCTGGCCTCCCACGACTATTTCGAAGCTGATCCGGTCAGCAACCTGGCGCCACGGATCTCGGAAATTTACCGCTCGGAGGACGGCGGCGCAAGTTGGCGGAACGTCAATCACTTGAGCGGCGCCCTCTGGGGTTCCCTCTTCCTGCATGACGACTGCATCTACCATCTCGGAACTGATCGGGAATACGGCAGCATTGTGATCCGGCGCAGCCGGGACGGCGGATTCAGCTGGAGTGATCCGCAGGATGAACGAACCGGGCTGCTCTTTCGCGGCGGCCCCGGGCGAACCGGACCGAACTACCATTTCGGGGGAGCCACCCCGGTTGCCGTCCACCGCGGCCGGGTATTCCGGGCATGTGAACTCTTCAGCGAGCCGGACGGGCGCTTCGGCTGGGACGCCGCATCCTTCCGGGAGACGATTCTCAGTGCGCCGGACGACGCCGATCTGCTGAATGCGGACAACTGGACCCTCAGCCGGCCGCTCGCTTTCGATGCGGAGCAGCTCAACACCATCCATCCCGGCCTGGCCGGACAGCATTCAGGCTGGCTTGAAGGCAACCTCGTCACTGCGCCGGACGGTTCGCTCGCAGATCTGATGCGCGTCCACCTGAACACGCCCAACAAGGCAGCGCTTCTTGAGATCGCCCCGGACGGTTCCGACCTGAGTTTCCGCCCTGAAACGGGAATCATCGATTTCCCGGGCGGAGCCTCCAAATTCACCGTCCGCCGCGATCCGGCAACCGGTCTCTATTTCACACTCAGCAACCCGGTCACCATGCCGGAGTGTCCGTGGCAACGGAATATTCTGTCGCTCTGCTGCTCCGGCGATCTGCGGAACTGGAAAATCCTGAAAAACCTGCTGACGGACGATACCGGGCTGCCGCCGGAAGAATCCGTCCGGTACACAGGGTTCCAATACGCCGACTGGGAGTTCGACGGCGACGACCTGATCTATCTGGTTCGCATGTCCTACCGCGGAGCACGCAACTATCACGACTCCAATCGGATCACCTTTCACCGCGAACGGAATTTCCGCCGAGCCACATCCCCGGATTCCGGAGCGAAGTGA
- a CDS encoding FAD-dependent oxidoreductase: METVKYELKADVPVIADVDVLVIGAGPGGFCAAVTAARQKRSVALAEHYGSPGGMANVGEISPFMPNHCGEESLDKPVYIEWVNRMRAYQSAGFAPMEVKRADDRNVSRYGAMLAMEDMLLEAGVRLFYHHTFFDVVKQENRISAVIFSGKSGLSAIRAKIVIDSTGDGDVAAKAGCDYEFGNEDGFCQPMTLCFKLSHVDLSRTPARSEITRLYNEAKAAGRIDCPREDVLFFSDFDSDVVHFNTTRVIKHNATNAEELSDAEIIARKQLREYLAFLRSSVPGYEHAEIHSVAAQIGVRESRRILGLEYLTVEAFDRQARFKDAIARVNYPVDIHNPSGTGTEMRMLKPDEYYEIPYGCIVPPSVKNLLIGCRAISVDHALHSSMRVMPPVCSIGQAAGMAASMAVERGCAPEELIGEKVREALREFGANI, encoded by the coding sequence ATGGAAACGGTGAAGTATGAGCTGAAGGCGGATGTCCCGGTCATCGCGGACGTGGATGTTCTGGTAATCGGCGCCGGTCCCGGCGGATTCTGCGCGGCCGTGACGGCCGCGCGGCAGAAGCGTTCGGTCGCGCTGGCCGAGCACTACGGCAGTCCGGGCGGCATGGCCAACGTCGGTGAAATTTCGCCGTTCATGCCGAATCACTGCGGCGAAGAGAGCCTCGACAAACCGGTTTATATCGAGTGGGTCAACCGTATGCGCGCCTATCAGTCGGCCGGTTTCGCGCCGATGGAGGTCAAGCGCGCCGACGACCGCAACGTTTCGCGCTACGGTGCGATGCTCGCCATGGAGGATATGCTGCTGGAGGCCGGCGTCAGGCTGTTTTACCACCATACGTTCTTCGACGTGGTCAAGCAGGAAAACCGTATTTCGGCGGTGATTTTCAGCGGGAAGTCGGGTCTTTCCGCGATCCGTGCGAAAATCGTGATCGATTCGACCGGCGACGGCGACGTGGCGGCCAAGGCCGGCTGCGACTATGAATTCGGCAACGAGGACGGCTTCTGCCAGCCGATGACGCTCTGCTTCAAGCTGTCGCATGTCGATCTGTCCCGCACGCCGGCGCGGTCGGAGATCACGCGGCTGTACAATGAAGCCAAAGCGGCCGGCCGGATCGACTGTCCGCGCGAGGACGTGCTGTTTTTCAGTGATTTCGATTCCGACGTGGTTCATTTCAATACGACCCGGGTCATCAAGCACAATGCGACGAACGCCGAGGAACTTTCCGACGCGGAGATCATCGCGCGAAAACAGTTGCGGGAGTACCTTGCATTCCTGCGTTCATCGGTTCCGGGGTACGAGCATGCCGAGATCCATTCGGTTGCGGCGCAGATCGGTGTGCGCGAGTCGCGGCGGATTCTCGGGCTCGAGTACCTGACCGTCGAGGCGTTCGACCGGCAGGCCCGTTTCAAGGATGCGATCGCCCGGGTCAACTATCCGGTGGACATTCATAATCCGAGCGGCACGGGGACGGAGATGCGCATGCTCAAGCCGGACGAGTATTACGAGATTCCGTACGGCTGCATCGTGCCGCCGTCGGTGAAGAACCTGCTGATCGGCTGCCGGGCGATTTCGGTTGACCATGCGCTGCACAGCAGCATGCGGGTCATGCCGCCGGTCTGTTCGATCGGGCAGGCGGCCGGCATGGCTGCGTCGATGGCGGTCGAGCGCGGATGCGCCCCGGAAGAGCTCATCGGCGAAAAGGTGCGCGAAGCGCTGCGGGAGTTCGGTGCGAACATCTGA